A region of the Candidatus Cloacimonadota bacterium genome:
GTGATGGAGGTGGGATACTTCATATCCGGTAACTGGTTAATCTTCACTGCATCCATCGACACGTTTTTGATGAGAAAAACCAGGATGATAGTTAATGCGTCAAGAAGAGAAGTGATCGACAAGCTCTTTACGTCTTCTACTTTACGACGTACTTGTCTGGTTCCCTTACGACTACGATTCGAAATCATAATATCCTCCCCCAGCCTTAATAAATGTATGTAGTTTTGGGGTTACGATAATGTACTGTTACAAAACCGTTATCTTTGCAGAGGTCAATGGTGCGGATCAGGGTGTCATACAGAACATCAGGATGTACGATTACGGCAATCTCAGTAGTATCAGAATACTTTTCTTTCAGATCCACCAGCAAGGTGTTCAATCCGTCAAAATCGTAAACATCTTCTCTAAGCCACGGTATTTTGTGAATGGTTTTTTTGTCCGGTTCTCGTATTTCCATTCCAGGGAACAGTTGGGCCTGTGCATGTTCCTTCATCATCAGATGAATTTCGACGATTTCCGCTTGAGCACCGCCACCTTCTCCAGTTCCGCCACCACCTCCGTCTGAGGTAAAACTAAGCGCAATCAGAGCTACCTGTGAGATCGAAATCATCATGATCAAAAAAGGTATGATCGAGACGAAAAGATTCATAATAGGAATCAAGTTTGGTTCCTCAGGTGCAGTCTGACTGTTTTGCTGCCTTGCCTCAGAAGGGCGATATACCTTTCTCGCCCCTGAAGGATTTAGTCCTGCCATGATCTTATTCCTTGATCTGGTTGTTAATGTGGTTCACCAATTTCACACTGTATTCGTCGATATCGCTAATCAAATTCTGAGCGCGGGTGTAGAGACCACCTTTGATCAGAGTAAGCGGAATAGCACCCATTAGACCGAGAGCAGTAGTTCCGATAGCCATATAGATACCTTCGGTAAGAGCGTTCTGAGCTGCAACACCGGTTAAGAAACGCAAAGAGTTGAAAGCTTGGATGAGGCCAAAGATGGTTCCCAGAAGTCCAAGGTAGGTGGAGATTTGGGCCAGAGTATCAAACCAGAATAATCCGCCATCCAGTAGGTGTACTTTCTGCAACACAGCTTCATCAAATGCGTTTTGAACAGCGATGCGGGCTTCTTCGCCCTTCTTGCCGGTTTTACGCACATCTTTGAAAACAGACAATCCACTCCAGAAAATGAAGCCCATTGTGGTGCCCTTGAATTGGTCAGCAATCTTTGTTGCTTCGTCAATTTGATCGTTTTTCACGAAGTTCTTCAGTTTGAAGAAGAATTTCTCGGCATCAATCTTCTCTCGTACATACAGTTTAACGTAGCGCATGACCGCCAAAGTCAAACCAATCAGTAAATTGATCAGGATGAGGTGAGCCCAAAATCCGCTGGTGCTGTAAACTTCAATCAGGTTTACGCCGCTACCGGATGCTGCTGCGGTTTCGGGTACTGCTTCGGTAGCTTCCTGTGCAAAGAGGAAACCAACACTCAATAACAGGGCAATTACAACGAGTATGTTAAGCTTGCTTTTCATTTTGACTCCTTAAGCCATTTATTTAGTAGTATTTCACTGTTCTCTTGAACGATTCTGTCGTCTATTACAAAACGGTACTTACCGGTTGCTTGGAAAGTGTCGGACTTTGACTTGTAGATACCGGATACCGGTGCCATGGCTTCAACTCGAATTTCAATGACTTCTGTATCAACCAATATCCCTTCTGCATTGCGGATGGGACCGGTCGTGGGTTGAGGATTCGCCTGTTGTGCCAGTAGCACTCCTGCCAGGAGGCTAAGCACAATTACCATCAACAGGTGTTTCTTCATCGGATTTCCTCCTTTCCTGCTTGTGAATATGTGATCTTTGCCAAAAAGCCCCGGTAAACCGAGCTATTGGATACCTCGAAACGTAACACATTTCGACCATTTACTACGTGACTTGCGTTTATGAGGACCTCGCCTTTGTATATCTCGAGGGGGTCCGGATCGTAATCGAAAATTGCA
Encoded here:
- a CDS encoding MotA/TolQ/ExbB proton channel family protein; this encodes MKSKLNILVVIALLLSVGFLFAQEATEAVPETAAASGSGVNLIEVYSTSGFWAHLILINLLIGLTLAVMRYVKLYVREKIDAEKFFFKLKNFVKNDQIDEATKIADQFKGTTMGFIFWSGLSVFKDVRKTGKKGEEARIAVQNAFDEAVLQKVHLLDGGLFWFDTLAQISTYLGLLGTIFGLIQAFNSLRFLTGVAAQNALTEGIYMAIGTTALGLMGAIPLTLIKGGLYTRAQNLISDIDEYSVKLVNHINNQIKE